The following nucleotide sequence is from Solanum dulcamara chromosome 7, daSolDulc1.2, whole genome shotgun sequence.
cttttctaactcaattcatatgacttactttattttttagtcaatttcaaaaagaataacgCATTtctaacaatttaactttaaaatattaattttacctttcatgaaatgatttataatttaattttagacTATAAATTTATCCTATGTCAAATCGAATTATATCACATAAATGAGATGGGAGTAATTGATTTCTCAAAGTGACGAAGGCCTAAATATGAGGATTAGAGGGCCACTAACAAatttactttaatttgatatttggTACTACGGAAAAGTCAATTTTGGGAAAAAGTGGTCTTTGATGAAAGTGTTTCTTTTTGGCCATTGAGGacaggaaaaaaaaataggattgatgatgatataaaaAGAAGTTGACTTTAATTTCTCGTGTGTAAGGGCAGAGATATATGATCCGAAAAGATGCGATTGAatcgttaaaaaattatactgtataaatagaatattttttttgttgtatgtattataaattatgaattccCTTAAAATAGGATATACATTAAGAAACCTTCAGAGTAGCGGCAAAGATTGTCAACTCAGTAAAATGTAAACATGAAGCATAAATGTGGTCATATCACGAAAAATAAAGAGATAGTACAAACCCAAAACTAAATTGATATTTTCATAAGGAATTAAGCCATGGAAGGCTTGCACAAATCGAGATTTTGCCATAGAAGAATTGAATAGAAAAAGTAATAAAAGGCATACATACCAATTGATCAATTGGTAtgtattcttgaatttgaaatgaaacGAGTACTGTTTCTTAGTACGGAACAAAAACAAGACCACTTAGATCAGAATAACTGAATAACATTCATATAAATGTTCTAACATAAACTATAATTGAATATCAAAGAGATTCATTgacaataataaaaaagataGGCATAATTCTAATATAATAGGGGTCTAATAATACAAGTTGACTTGATGAATGGGGAGGTGACTTAGGTGCACCTCCAGTAAAAAGTAAAAAGGCTAGTCAACCCCCTCCCCACAGAACTTACTTTACACATGTTTGAATTCTTGGTGGAGCATTTTTACATTTTTGAATCTCCTTGTTAGAATTTTTGACTTTACTAATGCGCTTGTGTGGAAGGATGTATCGGATGCAACCTCTACAAATTGAGATTTAGTTCAATTCCTAAAAGTTGCACCCATCAAATTTAAATCCAAGATTcgatcttatttttttttcttttccatgTAAATGTTTGAGATAAGTAATGAGTCCTTTCCACAGAAAACAAATGATGAATAGTGCAACATCCAATTAAATAGCAGTTTGGAGGGTTTGATGGTGATTTTGTAGTATGAGGGGACATTGGGAAAAGATAGAAAAGCATTATGTGAAGATGGCATTGGATTGATACACAACATGAGCTATTGGGGCACAGAACCATTATAGAAAAGCACATTGACTTCTCATAAAGGTGATGTAAACAGAGAGAGCAGAAAATATTAGCTAGCTCTAAATGGCACAATTTTAGCCATGCAATACAAAGGCCAAAGGTGTGCACATGCATATATAGATAGCTGCACTTGCTTCtctgtcttcttttttttcttctttgaaaTATCGTTGAATTCATGCGAAAAATAGACTATTATAAGAAGACAAGATTTGTATACATCTTACTATATTTTAGGCATGTTACTACACGTAGATTTACTTTAGTgcctatatatattttaggaatCTTTTAGTCCTACGAGAGATTTCTATATGCCTATagaaaatatgaagaaattcTGGGGcttgttaattttattttgtataatatcATACACCCTATTTCAATTTGGTTGGAATTCATAAGacaattattattgtaattattgTTGGTGGTAGTAAAGTATATCTTTAGATACTTGCTATCTCCCAATAACATAATTCTTGGATAATTCTtctatcaaatcatatcatatcgttatatattattaaaagtggAACAAAAAAATGTTGAAAGTTGAAATATCAAAATACCCCTACAAAGTTGAGTTATTACAATAATAccattaacatatatatattattattattattattaaatagtAAATTTAAGCTACATTTTAATTTCAACATTGAATGTTATTTCAACTATTGTAATTATTGGTTAAACAATGAAAGAATAATAAACTGAAAAACTTTTGATTTTCTTCCGTTACCAATTTAGCTAGATAATGAATCatcttatttgttatcttaaaTTTTCCTCACTAATCAACTTATTATAAATGGAATAATCAATCTACCGTATGTATAACCCCTTACTGGCTCCTCATTAGAAGAAATAGCAGAGACAAGTTGAAGATTTCTACAAATGTATGTTCATTTTATTTGGTTATTTTCTgtgaatgtttatgaaattatatattcttttttcGTGAATTTTTTTATGCACTATCTTGTAATGTAATTGTCCAGTGAGGATAGATGCACTGAACTCTGGCCACAGTAGAGATTTTTTTATCACTTATTAATACAATCAAACAATTCAAATCGAATTGATGTAGTATATTATGCTACTATATGTAGATCACTTTATGTTTGAAAACGTTGTGGCCATAATTTGTGACATTATGTATTGCAAGTACatctcaaaattggcctatgcCAATTCACTTCTACAGAAGaataattattcttttattgtGCTTCTTTGTCTTTGTCAAATAATTATATAGGTTTAATCTCTGTGATGAAGAACCTCAAAAATCATTGCCAAAGATACTTGCTTCTATATAAGCTTTCGGTACCTAATAATATCAAAATGTAATTCATTTTACACTTTAACTACCTAATTGATTTTTGTTGTTTGATTTTATAggtttttctctattttttttatattttttgatttttattttacacCACAGAGAAAATTCAagtatcatttaaaatataaattttatattaatatttgaaGATAAACGTGCAACGCATGTTCTCAAATACTAATGTTTACATAAATGGAAAGAAATtatatagtatttttatttttatctctgtTGAGATTTGAAGTATGATTTTTAGGTGCACTATTGTTGGCTCCTCTATATTTGGTGATGTAACATGTTAGATATGTAGTAAATTAAATTAGGTACCATATTTTAGTGCAACTTTGACTTGTTTTTTGTGGCATAGAGGTGTTGCAACTCATCATCATTATAGTATACCCCTAATGGGTAGGATGCATGCACCATCACCCCCACCCCCTCCCTTCTTCAACACTCACTATATAAAGCCCTTCACTTCTCCCCACTCTAAGTCCCCTTAATTCTCAACTTGATCTATTCTATTCTACTAATTTGGCTAAGTACTCAGCTTGTATTAGAAATTTTGACTAAGCAAACAGCCATGAGACCTACTTCTAAAGCATTTATTCTGCTAGTTTTATTTCTCATCTTTGTGTCATCAGGTAAtttatacttatatatataagctgctttatttatttttttaaaatgtcaatGATCACCTTTAATCTTCCACTAGCATATAGCTTAAAATGTGTGTGATATATATTGATTAATCTTGCTTTCCTTTTGCGTTATTTAGGTACTGTTGAAGGCAGCTTGGGCAATGGCGTTAACCGCATTCACAAATTTCATAAGGTATTAGAGGTACTTGTACAACGGAAgtcatttttcatgaaaaatattttatacgaGAAGAATTAGTCATTTTCGAGTGTTTGATTATCAGGAAAACATtctctataaaaaaaataaagcggAATTCATTTTTCATACGACTATACTCACCTCTCAACTTCGTATTACTTGCTTTAACCAACATTTAGATATTATCATCAATtttaaatactcaaaaaaatataatattgatTAGATTCATATCCTTCTTTATTTAACCTTTATATTGTTAGATGagtgtatatacatatataaattaaaattaaacttttgtTGCAAAATTTGATCAGAAGATGAGAGAAGTACCAAGAAAGTTGATGGCGGTGGATGCAATGTTAGATTATGACTATGCAGGACCTAATCCCAGGCATGATCCCACTAGAAAGAGAGGTGGCAATCACCCTTGAACACTATTACATGTCAcgtaatatgtataaataaattatcaagaAACCAGTAAGCTGGTTTTCTTAGAATCCAGAACCCATAAATTCAATATCTTTTTTCCGCGCCTCCGATGAGTCACTTctctattcatatatatatatatatatatatatatatatatatatatgctatatAGTATTAATGTCTAATAAGAATTGCAACAGTCCCTTGAGATGTTGcttgaattttggcttgagccTCTCTGCTATGTAAGCTAGATATATGTTAgcactattatattatgttgtttgaattttgaaatagtGAAATAAACAAGTTCATTAGAATTGTTTGTACATCTTTTACATTTGTAGGGAGGCACCTGATAAAGTAATTTTTGTATGACTTATAAATTATGAGTTCGTGTAATTGAAACAGAAAAAGGAATATTATGGGTGGACCTTCTCATAGATGTAACATAATTTTTGATAAAGTAATCGGTCAACTGATTGCTATTTCACTTATAGTTATAATTCTTTTGCCTAAACTGAAGAACAAGTCTAGCACTtaaattcttgagttattttAATAGATTCAGAAATCACACGTTATTTAGGTGGCATACATATTTACTCAAGAtgaaaactttttcataattaataaCGTTTAAATCCATAACATGATGATGTATAAGGAAATCCAGGTGATTGCTGATAAAAGAAAcactaaataatatatatatatatacacgatAAAAATACattctttttttgttatatataaAGTATTGAATGAAAAAGATACTAGTGTAATCAATGTGTATGCAAGATTTATAATAAACAGTATCTTGTgtcaatattttaaatataaaaaataaaattattataatgaCAAGCGGgtcactttttttatatttagtaaaaagAATTCGATAAAATGGCATCCTTGGGGCAAGGTATATCCGCCCCTGATTATAGTAGCAAAAAAGGAGTTCAAAAATCATTTTAGGTTAAAGTTCTCATCACAAAACCTAGTAAGTTCACTATTCATTCCACATCTAAACagttaaatttggaattttccATATGTAGAATATACTAATCTAAATGCTCCTTAACTTAATTACCTTTTACTAACAAATGTTCAAGGTATAACTGAAGCTTTATGTTCCTTTCATACAAAAAATACTATATACAATTAACAAATACTACTATCAAACTTCTAAGGGGAAAAAATCATGGTTGATAGCCATATTCCAATTGTCACAAAACTGATTGTCACTAAAGCTTGCCCCACTTCAAACACAACATTCTGTTTCTGCACTGGTAAATTTCCCCAGTCCGTCCTCCTGTCGATAtgtcaaaacaaatataaagtaaatatataATCACTGTAATATAAATTGCTAAATTGTTATGAAAAAAACAAAATCTTGTGAATATGTGGACCACAATATAACCTCTCTTAATGGTGTGTTATCACATCACTTGCTGTCTTCATCAAAAACTTTTTTGTATTTCACTTGTGACTTATATTGACTTTCTTGTAGTTGATAATGATGATCAAAAGGAATTCCACAGCTAAATAAGTTTGACCATCAAAGGGTTTCTCTATTCGCTGGAAAATTACGTTGTATACATAAGGGgtcataattatttttcatgtatCTGTAATAGATGTTGAATCCCCTTAGCTTTTTCGTATTTCTACCTCTTTATACGTTAAATCTCCTTAGTGAAAATCCTAGTTCTGCTCCACTGGGTACAAAGAATAATGTATAGCCTAAAGGAAAATATTGTGACTTTTCTCCATTAGCAAATATCAGAAACTATTAATTTCATTCTCAAGTCACCTACGAATACCTAAAATTACATTGGTCACAAAAGGTCAAGTGCATACCCCAAATCAGCAATGACAATGCTGACATTATCTTGTGTCCGTCGGTCCTGAAATGCAAAATCAAAGCGCTAACCATTTATACTTGTGTGTGTGTTTTTGGAGGTCGTTAAGTTACAGAATGTAGAAAATTTTCTTACCAATGCCGTCCGTGCAAGAGCTTCACAGGCTATCTGTTAagggaagaaaagaagaaggcAGGTTATATATGGTGCCATAACATTGCACCACAGCTAACTAGGCAGATAATATTTCTTACTTGAACATCGCCATGCTCTCGAAGCTGGTTCCTAACGAAATCTACTATTTCAGCACTGAAAAAGTGAAAAAACTCTTATGAGATTATGATCTTTGCTTGATTCAATTGGATGTAGTATTTAATAATCTTTTTTCCAGACCTTTTCATGTAATCCCATAATCCATCAGATGCTAATAGTACAAATTCGGCATCTGATCCAAGATTCACCTGTAAAACATCTGGAGATGCTGTAACCAAGTCTCCCCTGAACTGAATCCtagcaaaaaacaaaaaaaaagctTTTACTTGAAAGAAATCATAATGATGTACTCTACGGTTTACTTAGACGAGTTCCCTAATTCAAAATACCAAGGTAAATATGctatataaaattcataattaaaatcttgaaaatgAGAATAGACAGCTTGTACTTCTCAGTGATGCATGAGCTAGAGCAGCCTTATCATCAGTAGGATTTGCAGCTCAAGCAAGAAATGGAAAATTACCTAGAAATAAACTTTTCAGACCATCTGCCTTCTTTAAGTCCTTTCTCCAGCATCCTAGTGAGCAATTATCAGAGAGAGCGCGTTATTTTATTTCCAGGGCAACCAAGAAATGCAACTGAATAGAGCATATGCTTCCTATCAGTTTAACAGAAAATCAGAAAGAACGTACTCTTTCTTCTTTGTCTTAAATCTCATATCACCAAAAGCACGGGATACTGAAATATCATTACAAATTCTTCCATTGACAATCTGCAGACATAATATACATCCAATGTCAACACGCATGCTGACTAATGTTCATCCTGAAAGCAACAGTACTGGACGCCTAATTTGCTCTTTCTCATATACTctctctgtttcaatttgtttgtctttttAGTCCGTTTAGAAAAGaatgtttctttcttttattagcaactctttaatttcaactttccacatgacatatttaagacCACATGAATCAAAAGTCCTCCTTATTTTCTCAAACTCCGTGCCAAGCCAAAACCAggcaaacaaattgaaatggaagGAGTATTATTTTGGCAAGCCATTTACTTGTTGCATTTGTAGATATTGAGTTTTTGACCAGTATTTCAAGAAAAAATGCTGAATAGAAGTAGATGAATAAAACAATCGACTATTCTTGGGGACGCTGGGAGGGTCAAGTGTAGGAAACACACCCATCCACCTGCTTCATTGATTCTTCTGATTtcttggagagaaaccttgttGTTTCCATAGGGCCTGTGTGAATTAGTTAATATCTCTGCTTTTCCAGATCGTGACAACACCTGCATAAACATTCAGGGATTCCGATGGTTAAAAAAACACCTAACCATCTCGAAGAACATATCAACAATAAGCATTTCACtgttagaaaaaaaaacacCTATCCATCTCGAAGAACATATCAACAATAAGCATTTCACTGTTAGAAGGAACGAATGTTCATTTACCACAGATGAATCTCCAACATGTGCAATGATCAGTGTATCATTCCCAACAAATAGAGCAGTAGCTGTTGCACCAGATTCATCTTCCTTCCCACTACTCTCAAGCCTTTTCCAAAAAGAAACAGCATCTAAACCTCCATACAGAATGAAATATGAAACTACATGGattctatttttttcatttacatGCCACGGTAGCTTACCAGTTCAAGAGTTTCCTATCCACATTTTCAAAAGCTTCTTGTAGTGCCTTCCTGATTGCATTTAGGTCCTTTCTGTTCAATAGCAGCCCACCTTGTAATGCTGTAACGCATTCTCTATACAGCTCTTCCCTATTAATAGTACGTTCGTTATCCAACTATACAGAACTTCCAAAGTAAATCTTTCTTTAAGAAGTAAAGCACATAGAAACTAAATTATTCTCTTTTCCAAGTAAAAAACACTCTAAAGCAAAAGGAAACTGCATAACTTAACTTATGTTAAATCGTATAATAGCTTCATACAAAAGCTTAAACTGTTGGAGAAAgtcatttttatttacttaatcaTATCTTTAACACACATCTCATGTGCAAGTCTGATTCTCTAACAAACTAATCTTAGTATTGATCACAAAAGAAACTTACAAGCAGATCAAAgaacaaaaggaaaatagaaAAGGGAGATTCTAGACTGCTATTACAAGATAGctaatgaaaagaaaataacataacTCTTAGCATAACGACTAATGGAATAGTTCATCTTCTATATATAGGCATCTTTAACGCACATGCTCATTCCTTTAACTAGAGTCCCAAATGTAATTCGACAGTATATCGATTGGGTCCTCCATACAGATTCTTTCTTTTAGGCTAAGCACGTGGAattctctttttttaataatgGGCGGCAATGAGACTTGAATCTAAGACCTTTATCTATCTGCTTTGATATCATATTGAATTATGTGATCATCTTCATTAAAGGGGCATAAACCTTAAAACTTTTAGACAAGACAGTGACACAATTCAACAGCTCAACAACAAAAGGTCCTACTACATATGCAACTATATTGATTTTTGACATACCTAAGGAACTTGACGGAGGAGAAGCCAGCATGGCCATCAAAAACACCAGCATAAGTGAATCCATCAAGATCATCCGATTGAACGATGACAGCATCATCTTCCATCTCTTCACGTGGGCCTTGGACCATAGTTGAACCCCATCTGATGCCAGAAACACTGGTTAAAGGAGCCGGCGCGTCGATTGCAATTGCAGAGCAGCATCTTCCTCTGCCCTCTCCACCTCCAGTACATCCTCCAATAGGCTTATGTATTATGTTCTTTTTGGCAGTAATTTTGTAGCTGCAGATTTTGTTTAAAAGAACTTTTTGCAAGTGGGGATTAGATAAGGCCATTGATGAAATATGGGGAGTCTTGGTTCTCACCAGACTGAAGTTGGTGTAAGATCTTCCCCCAGTGAGCACAAATGGCAGAAAATTGCTTGGTTAAGGTTAACCAAGGATAAGAAGACTTGAAGGCAGAATCCATAACTGATTTTAACCAATTATTGACCACTAGTTGATTGCCAGTTGGGTGCTTTTGTTGATTCTGGGCCAAAGAATTTGGGCTGAAAATTTTCTTAAGAAAAGCCCGTGGAATTGTGCTACTACATTATTTAAAGTTAATTAAAAAGTGTCACTTAAATTTATGTACATATAAATTATGCTTTACACAATGATGAACCAGTAATCTGTCTTAAAAAGGGAAATTAGATTCGTTCAAAAGGCAGAAAGGGAGGCAAAATCGAATGGTCAATTATTAGAGTGGTGTCATCCCCTTTCATTTCTGATGGATAAGCAGCAAATCCAATCCTTTTAAAAGAGAACCTGAATCCCCTAAGAGTGTTTTTTTGGGGGAAGTGCTATGATTTTTTTTACCTCTCATCTTTTGGCATTAAATCCCCCAGATGAAAGTGTATATATTAGAGAAGTGTTATATCATATATGAATACAGAAAGTATAGATAACTAATGATCTACAGTAGTTCGTCTTTCAAATATCCAGGGCCTGGCTTGAAGGGGTCAGATTCCATGTATGCTTCTGGGCGATAAACTCCAGCGTCATTCATACGATTACTAAGCACGTGAAGGATAGCTTTCTTCGCACCATATTCATCTCGGTTGTTCTCAACATACTGTTTGGCCTCTGCTGCAATCTCATTGACAAAATCAAACCGGTTGTCCTCGTTCAGTAATAATCTGTGAATGTCCATTGTCAATAACTTACCCCCATCCCTTATCTTCCTCACTTGCTCCTCAAGGAACGGAATCCTTTCCATTTTGGCATCTAATGCCTCGTCGTTTTTCGTCTGAAATCAAAATTAGAATAAGTAAATATACTATCAAGCCCAACAAGCAGTCTATAAATATAATGGATAACAAGTTTTCAGCATGATTCAAAACAAACATTAATGATAACCAGAAGTTAATGTTTTGCCTAAAGAGTACCAGCTAAGAAAAGCTACATAACACACTTGCACATAAAAGCTTAGAGATGTTGGAGCTAAAGATTCCATCCTCCATCCTTACAAATATTGAAGTCAACCAACCAACAGTGCATATAAAGATAAAGGCCTGACTGATGGGTCTATCAAAAGTCACTGACTGGAAAACCAGCTCATACTAATTGGAAGGTATAGAGACACATAACAAATTCCATGATCATATAGTACTTTGAATTGCTGAGAGTTCATCTATTActtaaagaaaattcaaaagttataacttacAGATTATCTCGAGTTCCATAATTTTGATTTTACTGATTAAAGGGGTTAGCTATAGTTGAAGTCAAAATAATCAAAGTACTTTTTTGTaattaacttaaaatatatacttAGCTACAGTTAGTTTCATGGATTAGTAATAGCTCAGTGTTATTACTACAAAGCTTAGATACACAGGTATGCTACTCAGGATTGCAAAAATAGAAAGTATCTATTTCTTCAGAACTTTCTCTGAGCCATCCCCATTTTCATTAACTCATAGATTCCATGTAAGAGCTATAAAGGTGTTTCATTAGGCAACAAACCCAACTGTTCACCTTCAAAGCATGCCTTCAAGGTAAATACACTCTATTCCTAGTGATGACCATAGAAGATCACCAAATtttagtggatccactagagATGATTCACTATATGAAGTGAGAAAAACCAAGAGATGAAGGGTAATTTGCGGAGGGAAAGAAGATATAACAAACCCCAAAAGTTGTGCAATAAAACTTGATAGACAAAAGGAAAATTTTAGCAAAGCCTGTAACAATTACGTGTTTTTCTCAAGAACCAAACCTTGACAAATATGGGTAAAATATTTGGGGATATTTGATTCACATACTAAACTTGTTTGGTTCA
It contains:
- the LOC129896121 gene encoding uncharacterized protein LOC129896121 isoform X1 translates to MRPTSKAFILLVLFLIFVSSGTVEGSLGNGVNRIHKFHKVLEKMREVPRKLMAVDAMLDYDYAGPNPRHDPTRKRGGNHP
- the LOC129896121 gene encoding uncharacterized protein LOC129896121 isoform X2 — encoded protein: MRPTSKAFILLVLFLIFVSSGTVEGSLGNGVNRIHKFHKVLEMREVPRKLMAVDAMLDYDYAGPNPRHDPTRKRGGNHP
- the LOC129894085 gene encoding protein PLASTID TRANSCRIPTIONALLY ACTIVE 7 isoform X1; this translates as MAASTLTFSSFSTLQTFPRIAAVENNKRVNFSIRSQFDVQSASNSKNEGRGGRRIWRRRKLTKNDEALDAKMERIPFLEEQVRKIRDGGKLLTMDIHRLLLNEDNRFDFVNEIAAEAKQYVENNRDEYGAKKAILHVLSNRMNDAGVYRPEAYMESDPFKPGPGYLKDELL
- the LOC129894084 gene encoding protein phosphatase 2C 57 yields the protein MALSNPHLQKVLLNKICSYKITAKKNIIHKPIGGCTGGGEGRGRCCSAIAIDAPAPLTSVSGIRWGSTMVQGPREEMEDDAVIVQSDDLDGFTYAGVFDGHAGFSSVKFLREELYRECVTALQGGLLLNRKDLNAIRKALQEAFENVDRKLLNWLESSGKEDESGATATALFVGNDTLIIAHVGDSSVVLSRSGKAEILTNSHRPYGNNKVSLQEIRRINEAGGWIVNGRICNDISVSRAFGDMRFKTKKKEMLEKGLKEGRWSEKFISRIQFRGDLVTASPDVLQVNLGSDAEFVLLASDGLWDYMKSAEIVDFVRNQLREHGDVQIACEALARTALDRRTQDNVSIVIADLGRTDWGNLPVQKQNVVFEVGQALVTISFVTIGIWLSTMIFSP
- the LOC129894085 gene encoding protein PLASTID TRANSCRIPTIONALLY ACTIVE 7 isoform X2, with translation MAASTLTFSSFSTLQTFPRIAAVENNKRVNFSIRSQSASNSKNEGRGGRRIWRRRKLTKNDEALDAKMERIPFLEEQVRKIRDGGKLLTMDIHRLLLNEDNRFDFVNEIAAEAKQYVENNRDEYGAKKAILHVLSNRMNDAGVYRPEAYMESDPFKPGPGYLKDELL
- the LOC129896121 gene encoding uncharacterized protein LOC129896121 isoform X3; protein product: MRPTSKAFILLVLFLIFVSSGTVEGSLGNGVNRIHKFHKKMREVPRKLMAVDAMLDYDYAGPNPRHDPTRKRGGNHP
- the LOC129896121 gene encoding uncharacterized protein LOC129896121 isoform X4, translating into MRPTSKAFILLVLFLIFVSSGTVEGSLGNGVNRIHKFHKMREVPRKLMAVDAMLDYDYAGPNPRHDPTRKRGGNHP